In Pseudonocardia sp. C8, one genomic interval encodes:
- a CDS encoding GMC family oxidoreductase has product MTDRFDYLVVGGGSAGCAVAARLSEDPSIRVLLLEAGPSDVDDPNILRLADWMNLLDSGYDWDYLIEPQERGNSHMRHARAKVLGGCSSHNSCIAFWTPREDLDEWASMGLTGWSADECWPLIARLETNDGEWEGHGRSGPVNLMQIPPRDPCGNAVLEAAAEVGLPTVRFNEGRTVTDGAGYFQINSFPDGTRASASVSYLHPILDSRPNLEVWTGCWASRVLFDGTRATGVEYQRGILPTREQVHADREVILSAGAIDTPKLLMLSGIGPAEHLREFGIDVRSDLPGVGSNLDDHVEGLVFWDAARPMVTESTQWWEIGIFHRTEDGLDRPDLMMHYGSVPFDMNTVRWGYPTTDNGFCLTPNVTRGRSRGTVRLRTRDFRDRARVDPRYFTDPEGHDMRVMTAGIRLARKIAEQPVLKEWIAAELAPGPDAVTDDELADYITKTHNTVYHPACTAKMGTDDDPMAVLDPQLRVRGVQNLRVADGSAMPFLPAINPNITTMMIGEKCSDLLKEAQRA; this is encoded by the coding sequence ATGACCGACCGTTTCGACTACCTCGTCGTGGGGGGAGGCTCGGCCGGGTGCGCGGTCGCGGCCCGGCTGTCCGAGGACCCGTCGATCCGGGTGCTGCTGCTGGAGGCCGGCCCGTCGGACGTCGACGATCCCAACATCCTCAGGCTCGCCGACTGGATGAACCTGCTCGACTCCGGCTACGACTGGGACTACCTGATCGAGCCGCAGGAGCGCGGCAACTCGCACATGCGGCACGCCAGGGCCAAGGTGCTCGGCGGCTGCTCCTCGCACAACTCCTGCATCGCGTTCTGGACGCCGCGCGAGGACCTGGACGAGTGGGCGTCGATGGGCCTGACCGGCTGGTCCGCCGACGAGTGCTGGCCGCTGATCGCGCGCCTGGAGACCAACGACGGGGAGTGGGAGGGCCACGGCCGCTCCGGCCCGGTCAACCTCATGCAGATCCCGCCGCGCGACCCGTGCGGCAACGCCGTGCTGGAGGCGGCGGCCGAGGTCGGACTGCCGACCGTCCGGTTCAACGAGGGCCGCACCGTCACCGACGGCGCGGGCTACTTCCAGATCAACTCGTTCCCGGACGGGACCCGGGCCTCGGCCTCGGTGTCCTACCTGCACCCGATCCTGGACTCCCGGCCGAACCTGGAGGTGTGGACCGGCTGCTGGGCCTCCCGGGTGCTGTTCGACGGCACCCGGGCGACGGGCGTCGAGTACCAGCGCGGGATCCTCCCGACCCGCGAGCAGGTCCACGCCGACCGCGAGGTGATCCTCTCGGCGGGCGCGATCGACACCCCGAAGCTGCTCATGCTCTCCGGCATCGGGCCGGCCGAGCACCTGCGCGAGTTCGGCATCGACGTCCGCTCCGACCTGCCCGGGGTCGGGTCCAACCTGGACGACCACGTCGAGGGCCTCGTCTTCTGGGACGCGGCGAGGCCGATGGTCACCGAGTCCACCCAGTGGTGGGAGATCGGGATCTTCCACCGCACGGAGGACGGCCTGGACCGGCCGGACCTGATGATGCACTACGGCTCGGTGCCGTTCGACATGAACACGGTGCGCTGGGGCTACCCCACGACCGACAACGGGTTCTGCCTGACGCCGAACGTCACCCGCGGCCGGTCCCGGGGCACCGTGCGGCTGCGGACCCGCGACTTCCGCGACCGGGCCCGCGTCGACCCGCGCTACTTCACCGACCCCGAGGGCCACGACATGCGGGTGATGACGGCCGGCATCCGGCTCGCCCGGAAGATCGCCGAGCAGCCGGTGCTCAAGGAGTGGATCGCCGCGGAGCTGGCCCCCGGCCCGGACGCCGTCACCGACGACGAGCTGGCCGACTACATCACCAAGACCCACAACACCGTGTACCACCCGGCGTGCACCGCGAAGATGGGGACCGACGACGACCCGATGGCCGTCCTCGACCCGCAGCTGCGGGTGCGGGGCGTGCAGAACCTCCGGGTCGCGGACGGGTCGGCGATGCCGTTCCTGCCGGCGATCAACCCGAACATCACCACGATGATGATCGGGGAGAAGTGCTCGGACCTGCTGAAGGAGGCGCAGCGCGCCTGA
- a CDS encoding LLM class flavin-dependent oxidoreductase, protein MTRLRFGTFLAPFHKPGQNPTLALQRDLELMEHMDRLGYDEAWIGEHHSAGSEIIASPEIFIAAAAERTRHMRFGTGVTSIAYHNPLWVADRMVMLDHLTRGRTMLGCGPGSLPTDSAMIGLNPTDTRELLEVNLDIIMRLLRGEVVNAETRTHTLIDAQLQLAPYSDPCFDVAVAAVASPTGPRMAGQHGVGLLSIGATLTQDGFDALAHHWNVVEERAAHHGRPAPDRSSWRLVGLMHVAETREQAYRDVEYGIEHWFRYFQKVAAFPQMAVEGGDVKEMIDFINEAGVGAIGTVDDARAQVQRLVDQSGGFGAFLLLGHEWANPAATKRSLELIAQYVMPEFQGQAAGTLAAKERASSARDAHAKTQLDAVEEMTKRYEREKSAGA, encoded by the coding sequence GTGACCCGACTCCGCTTCGGCACCTTCCTCGCCCCGTTCCACAAGCCGGGCCAGAACCCGACCCTGGCCCTGCAGCGCGACCTCGAGCTGATGGAACACATGGACCGGCTCGGGTACGACGAGGCCTGGATCGGCGAGCACCACTCCGCGGGATCGGAGATCATCGCTTCGCCGGAGATCTTCATCGCCGCGGCGGCGGAGCGGACCCGGCACATGCGCTTCGGCACCGGCGTCACCTCGATCGCGTACCACAATCCACTGTGGGTGGCCGACCGGATGGTGATGCTGGACCACCTGACCCGGGGCCGGACGATGCTGGGCTGCGGGCCCGGCTCGCTGCCGACGGACTCGGCGATGATCGGGTTGAACCCGACCGACACCCGCGAGCTGCTCGAGGTGAACCTCGACATCATCATGCGGCTGCTCCGCGGTGAGGTGGTCAACGCCGAGACCCGCACGCACACGCTGATCGACGCGCAGCTGCAGCTCGCGCCCTACAGCGACCCGTGCTTCGACGTCGCCGTGGCGGCGGTCGCCTCGCCGACCGGGCCGCGGATGGCCGGGCAGCACGGGGTCGGGCTGCTCTCGATCGGGGCCACGCTCACCCAGGACGGGTTCGACGCGCTGGCCCACCACTGGAACGTCGTCGAGGAGCGCGCCGCGCACCACGGCCGGCCCGCCCCCGACCGCAGCTCGTGGCGGCTGGTCGGGCTGATGCACGTCGCCGAGACCCGCGAGCAGGCCTACCGGGACGTGGAGTACGGCATCGAGCACTGGTTCCGGTACTTCCAGAAGGTGGCGGCGTTCCCGCAGATGGCGGTCGAGGGCGGCGACGTCAAGGAGATGATCGACTTCATCAACGAGGCAGGGGTCGGGGCGATCGGCACCGTCGACGACGCGCGGGCCCAGGTGCAGCGGCTCGTCGACCAGTCCGGCGGGTTCGGTGCGTTCCTGCTGCTCGGCCACGAGTGGGCCAACCCCGCGGCGACGAAGCGGTCCCTGGAGCTGATCGCGCAGTACGTGATGCCCGAGTTCCAGGGGCAGGCCGCCGGCACCCTCGCCGCGAAGGAGCGGGCGTCGTCGGCCCGGGACGCGCACGCCAAGACCCAGCTCGACGCCGTCGAGGAGATGACCAAGCGCTACGAACGGGAGAAGTCGGCCGGGGCCTGA
- a CDS encoding aldehyde dehydrogenase family protein yields the protein MPSLYIDGSWTTGSAGTAPVINPFDASVVTEVDQAGRDDVDRAVAAARRAFDSGPWRQTSAGERGAILGRIADLLVRDKEEIARTETLDTGKTIAEGRQDVDDVTAVFRYYAGLAGKDAGRVVDTGSDTVVSRIVHEPVGVCALITPWNYPLLQLSWKVAPAVAAGNTMVIKPSEVTPLTSIKLVELCAEAGIPAGVVNIVLGDGPSVGAPLTEHGDVDMVSFTGGLGTGRAIIRASAETVKRTAVELGGKNPNIVFADTDFELAVDYAMLAVFLHSGQVCSAGARLIIEDSVADAVVDEIVRRAQLIRLGNGLDDGVEVGPLVSAAHLAKIEDFVASARAEGANIRCGGARPDDPELAKGFFYLPTVITDLAPGSRLITEETFGPILTVERFTTEDEAIRLGNDTEYGLAGAVFTQDMRRANRVANALRHGTVWINDFHPYFPGAEWGGMGRSGNGRELGPTGLAEYQEIKHVWHNTAPEPQRWFAGGTEGEKA from the coding sequence GTGCCGAGTCTCTACATCGACGGATCCTGGACCACCGGATCCGCGGGAACCGCGCCGGTGATCAACCCCTTCGACGCCTCGGTCGTCACCGAGGTCGACCAGGCGGGCCGAGACGACGTCGACCGGGCCGTCGCCGCGGCGCGCCGGGCCTTCGACTCGGGGCCGTGGCGGCAGACCTCCGCCGGCGAGCGGGGCGCGATCCTGGGCCGGATCGCCGACCTGCTCGTGCGGGACAAGGAGGAGATCGCCCGGACCGAGACCCTCGACACCGGCAAGACGATCGCCGAGGGCCGGCAGGACGTCGACGACGTCACCGCCGTCTTCCGCTACTACGCCGGGCTGGCCGGCAAGGACGCCGGACGCGTCGTCGACACCGGCAGCGACACCGTGGTGTCCCGGATCGTGCACGAGCCGGTCGGCGTCTGCGCGCTCATCACGCCGTGGAACTACCCGCTGCTGCAGCTGTCGTGGAAGGTCGCGCCCGCGGTCGCCGCCGGCAACACCATGGTGATCAAACCCAGCGAGGTCACCCCGCTGACGTCGATCAAGCTCGTCGAGCTGTGCGCGGAGGCCGGGATCCCGGCCGGCGTCGTCAACATCGTCCTCGGCGACGGGCCGTCGGTCGGCGCGCCGCTCACCGAGCACGGTGACGTCGACATGGTCTCGTTCACCGGCGGGCTCGGCACCGGCCGGGCGATCATCCGCGCGTCCGCGGAGACCGTGAAGCGCACGGCCGTCGAGCTCGGCGGCAAGAACCCCAACATCGTGTTCGCCGACACCGACTTCGAGCTCGCCGTCGACTACGCGATGCTCGCGGTGTTCCTGCACTCCGGGCAGGTCTGCTCGGCGGGCGCCCGGCTGATCATCGAGGACTCGGTCGCGGACGCCGTCGTCGACGAGATCGTCCGCCGCGCGCAGCTGATCCGGCTGGGCAACGGCCTGGACGACGGCGTCGAGGTCGGCCCGCTGGTCTCCGCCGCGCACCTGGCCAAGATCGAGGACTTCGTCGCCTCCGCCCGCGCCGAGGGCGCGAACATCCGCTGCGGCGGCGCCCGCCCGGACGACCCGGAGCTCGCGAAGGGCTTCTTCTACCTGCCGACCGTGATCACCGACCTCGCACCCGGCTCGCGCCTGATCACCGAGGAGACGTTCGGCCCGATCCTCACCGTCGAGCGGTTCACCACCGAGGACGAGGCGATCCGGCTCGGCAACGACACCGAGTACGGCCTGGCCGGCGCGGTGTTCACCCAGGACATGCGGCGCGCCAACCGGGTCGCGAACGCGCTGCGCCACGGCACCGTGTGGATCAACGACTTCCACCCGTACTTCCCGGGTGCGGAGTGGGGCGGCATGGGCCGCTCCGGCAACGGACGCGAGCTCGGGCCCACCGGGCTGGCGGAGTACCAGGAGATCAAGCACGTCTGGCACAACACCGCGCCCGAGCCGCAGCGCTGGTTCGCCGGGGGCACGGAGGGGGAGAAGGCATGA
- a CDS encoding TetR/AcrR family transcriptional regulator: MTDTESKPTRRTGRPPLTDRATLLAAARELGFSDLTVGAVTARVGVKYSTFYRHFPSLDALVAALVDDVVTDDVFPATEGRWQEELLAFATAIFDVMTAHPGLAHALVRLPDAPEALLTAYRRLTDRLLEAGFSAEDAVLGAGTAMHLGMQPWLSSDGETAGDLRRRDQVLAAAQPFDPRVRTVLREQVDDPPRSWTLRRVELVVAGLEARLHA; this comes from the coding sequence GTGACCGACACCGAGAGCAAACCGACGCGGCGTACCGGGCGCCCCCCGCTCACCGACCGGGCGACGTTGCTCGCGGCCGCGCGCGAGCTCGGCTTCTCCGATCTGACCGTCGGAGCCGTGACCGCCAGGGTCGGCGTCAAGTACTCGACGTTCTACCGGCACTTCCCCAGCCTCGACGCGCTCGTCGCCGCCCTGGTGGACGACGTCGTGACCGACGACGTCTTCCCCGCCACCGAGGGCCGCTGGCAGGAAGAGCTCCTGGCGTTCGCCACCGCGATCTTCGACGTGATGACCGCCCACCCCGGACTCGCACACGCGCTGGTCCGGCTGCCGGACGCCCCCGAGGCGCTGCTGACCGCGTACCGGCGGCTCACCGACCGGCTCCTCGAGGCCGGCTTCAGCGCGGAGGACGCCGTGCTGGGCGCGGGCACGGCCATGCACCTCGGCATGCAGCCGTGGCTGAGCTCGGACGGGGAGACCGCCGGCGACCTGCGCCGTCGCGACCAGGTGCTCGCCGCGGCACAGCCGTTCGACCCGCGGGTCCGCACCGTGCTGCGCGAGCAGGTCGACGACCCGCCCCGCAGCTGGACCCTGCGCCGGGTCGAGCTCGTCGTCGCGGGCCTGGAGGCCCGCCTGCACGCCTGA
- a CDS encoding alpha/beta hydrolase: MPTLAELLAADPGSWLRRAAAGDALARTLRARADDLDRPGGTAPPAGWQGADADRARAARDELCRRLRADAGTAAQAAEVLGRHAGEVLAAQHRVVVAALAVPPLLDLDLDTGRIGLAFPAGAVGRLLPAPALGALTGLLAVHAARLGAAVQAAVAEAARSDAVATAALGTLRPVPEPGTGAPVVPTVPDGPRAARSWWAGMSEDERERLTRTRPDLVGGTDGLPLAARDRANRLRLDAERGRLRGLAARGHGDPARTAAALAGLDAVDRRLAAGDALLLDVGAGAGAGRVVLAVGDPERAAHVVTHVPGTGAGWGSVPEDLRRVEATRDAARAAAPGAGVAAVLWTGYDAPTGLLAAADDGYARRAAADLRRFQDGLRAGHDGPVHLTVVGHSYGSTVTGRAAGPGIAADDVVFVGSPGAGVRGAGELGVPADRVWATTARHDPISRAPGSEVFGTSRGWEPTGLVHGPDPATPPFGGRVFASAPGHPAPQPDDPATPTDESAFAAAHGAYWDPGSPSLNMLGRIVSGTVNDNTQ, translated from the coding sequence GTGCCCACGCTCGCCGAGCTGCTCGCCGCCGACCCCGGGTCCTGGCTGCGCCGGGCCGCGGCCGGGGACGCGCTGGCGCGGACACTGCGCGCCCGTGCCGACGACCTCGACCGACCGGGCGGCACGGCACCACCTGCCGGCTGGCAGGGCGCCGACGCCGACCGGGCCCGCGCCGCCCGCGACGAGCTGTGCCGCAGGCTGCGGGCCGACGCCGGCACGGCCGCGCAGGCGGCCGAGGTGCTCGGCCGGCACGCCGGGGAGGTGCTCGCGGCCCAGCACCGGGTGGTCGTCGCCGCGCTCGCCGTGCCGCCGCTGCTCGACCTCGACCTCGACACGGGCCGGATCGGGCTCGCGTTCCCGGCCGGGGCGGTGGGACGGCTGCTGCCGGCGCCGGCGCTCGGGGCGCTCACCGGGCTCCTCGCGGTGCACGCGGCCCGCCTCGGCGCCGCGGTGCAGGCGGCGGTCGCCGAGGCTGCCCGGTCCGACGCCGTCGCCACCGCCGCGCTCGGGACCCTGCGGCCCGTCCCGGAACCGGGGACCGGCGCGCCGGTCGTCCCCACGGTGCCGGACGGTCCCCGGGCGGCCCGTTCCTGGTGGGCGGGCATGTCCGAGGACGAGCGGGAGCGGCTGACCCGCACCCGCCCGGATCTCGTCGGCGGCACCGACGGGCTGCCGCTCGCGGCCCGCGACCGCGCCAACCGGCTCCGGCTCGACGCCGAGCGCGGCCGGCTGCGCGGGCTCGCCGCCCGCGGTCACGGCGATCCGGCCCGCACGGCGGCCGCGTTGGCCGGGCTCGACGCGGTCGACCGGCGGCTGGCGGCCGGGGACGCCCTGCTGCTCGACGTCGGCGCCGGTGCCGGCGCAGGGCGCGTGGTGCTGGCCGTCGGTGATCCGGAGCGGGCGGCACACGTCGTCACGCACGTTCCGGGGACGGGCGCCGGGTGGGGCTCGGTCCCGGAGGACCTGCGCCGGGTCGAGGCCACCCGGGACGCCGCCCGGGCCGCCGCGCCCGGTGCCGGGGTCGCGGCCGTGCTGTGGACCGGCTACGACGCCCCCACCGGGCTGCTCGCCGCCGCCGACGACGGGTACGCCCGGCGGGCCGCCGCCGACCTGCGGCGCTTCCAGGACGGCCTGCGCGCCGGGCACGACGGCCCGGTGCACCTGACGGTCGTCGGGCACTCGTACGGCTCGACCGTCACCGGCCGCGCCGCGGGCCCGGGGATCGCCGCGGACGACGTCGTGTTCGTCGGCAGCCCGGGCGCCGGTGTGCGCGGGGCCGGCGAGCTCGGCGTCCCGGCGGATCGGGTGTGGGCCACGACCGCCCGCCACGACCCGATCTCCCGCGCCCCGGGCAGCGAGGTGTTCGGCACCTCGCGCGGGTGGGAGCCGACCGGGCTCGTGCACGGGCCCGACCCGGCCACACCGCCGTTCGGCGGGCGGGTGTTCGCCTCCGCCCCCGGCCACCCGGCACCGCAGCCGGACGACCCGGCGACGCCGACCGACGAGTCGGCGTTCGCCGCCGCGCACGGCGCCTACTGGGATCCCGGCTCGCCGAGCCTGAACATGCTGGGCCGCATCGTCTCCGGCACCGTGAACGATAACACTCAGTGA
- a CDS encoding sigma-54-dependent Fis family transcriptional regulator → MTTRSPWERFQAGEEPRDLRGDVLTSWRRSRISGVDPEHVDVPYVETELDTAFARVAVPIMSGMADLLVGDSSCLALADERGSVIWRWVSEPMLRDTLDDLSVIEGFCFDEEFVGTNGLGTSLETGTLAVVRGDEHYVQRFHDVTCVAAPVRHPVTRRTVGAVNVTCRVADTSSLLTVVVRKLVEEIHAALLEHATLRERRLLDAFLDAQRRSGGPIAVVGDGVLITNAAAGGLGLDRLDLWDEVRSCRTDGTTIGLPDDLTARVELVRAAGTTAGALLTVSGPAATAPAVRRAPAADPWSAATTRAADLAAAGPVLVRGEAGTGKATVLADALGPSTVLDAATHGVDGAAAWTGRLRDAVRDGSPLVLRHVELLDPAAARTVAAVLTGPAARPPLGLTATVPDGGSPGPSVPVLCDALGAATVTLPALRSRPDDVVRFARAVLRDRGGGLAFAPDALAVLRRHRWPGNLAELTRVVADAAADATGPVVTAAALPADVRAAATRRTLTPLERAEAQVIETTLQAHGGNKSTAARELGISRTALYSKIRSYRI, encoded by the coding sequence ATGACGACCAGGAGCCCCTGGGAGCGCTTCCAGGCCGGTGAGGAACCGCGTGACCTGCGCGGTGACGTGCTGACGTCCTGGCGGCGCTCCCGGATCAGCGGCGTGGACCCCGAGCACGTCGACGTGCCCTACGTCGAGACCGAGCTCGACACCGCGTTCGCCCGCGTCGCCGTCCCGATCATGAGCGGGATGGCGGACCTGCTCGTCGGCGACAGTTCCTGCCTCGCGCTGGCCGACGAGCGCGGCAGCGTCATCTGGCGCTGGGTCTCCGAGCCGATGCTGCGCGACACCCTCGACGACCTGTCGGTGATCGAGGGTTTCTGCTTCGACGAGGAGTTCGTCGGCACCAACGGCCTCGGCACCTCGCTGGAGACCGGCACGCTCGCGGTCGTCCGCGGGGACGAGCACTACGTGCAGCGCTTCCACGACGTCACCTGCGTCGCCGCGCCCGTCCGGCACCCGGTCACCCGCCGCACGGTCGGCGCCGTCAACGTCACCTGCCGGGTGGCCGACACCAGCTCGCTGCTCACCGTCGTCGTGCGCAAGCTGGTCGAGGAGATCCACGCGGCACTGCTGGAGCACGCGACCCTGCGGGAACGGCGGCTGCTCGATGCCTTCCTCGACGCCCAGCGCCGGTCCGGCGGGCCGATCGCCGTCGTCGGGGACGGCGTGTTGATCACCAATGCGGCGGCGGGCGGCCTCGGGCTCGACCGGCTGGACCTGTGGGACGAGGTGCGTTCCTGCCGGACGGACGGTACGACGATCGGCCTGCCCGACGACCTCACCGCGCGGGTCGAGCTGGTCCGTGCCGCCGGGACGACCGCGGGCGCGCTGCTCACGGTCAGCGGGCCGGCGGCCACGGCCCCCGCCGTGCGCCGCGCGCCCGCGGCCGATCCCTGGTCGGCGGCGACCACCCGGGCCGCCGACCTCGCCGCGGCCGGTCCGGTGCTCGTGCGCGGCGAGGCCGGCACCGGCAAGGCCACCGTGCTGGCGGACGCGCTCGGCCCGTCCACCGTGCTGGACGCCGCGACGCACGGCGTGGACGGGGCCGCGGCGTGGACGGGTCGGCTCCGGGACGCCGTGCGCGACGGCAGCCCGCTGGTGCTGCGGCACGTGGAGCTGCTGGACCCGGCCGCGGCGCGCACCGTCGCCGCCGTCCTCACCGGACCGGCGGCGCGGCCACCGCTCGGGCTCACCGCCACCGTCCCCGACGGTGGGTCCCCGGGCCCGTCCGTCCCGGTACTCTGCGACGCCCTCGGCGCCGCCACGGTCACGCTGCCGGCCCTGCGCAGCCGGCCCGACGACGTCGTCCGGTTCGCCCGGGCGGTGCTCCGGGACCGGGGCGGCGGGCTCGCGTTCGCCCCGGACGCGCTCGCGGTGCTGCGGCGTCACCGCTGGCCGGGCAACCTCGCCGAGCTCACCCGGGTGGTCGCCGACGCCGCCGCGGACGCGACCGGCCCGGTGGTGACGGCGGCGGCGCTGCCCGCCGACGTCCGTGCCGCCGCGACCCGGCGCACCCTGACCCCGCTCGAACGGGCCGAGGCCCAGGTCATCGAGACCACGCTGCAGGCACACGGGGGCAACAAGTCCACCGCCGCACGCGAGCTCGGCATCTCCCGCACCGCGCTCTACTCCAAGATCCGCAGCTACCGCATCTGA
- a CDS encoding cold-shock protein: protein MPQGTVKWFNAEKGYGFITPDGGGQDLFVHFSAIQTSGYRSLDEGQTVTFEVTQGQKGPQADQVVPS from the coding sequence ATGCCACAGGGAACCGTCAAGTGGTTCAACGCGGAGAAGGGGTACGGGTTCATCACGCCGGACGGAGGCGGGCAGGACCTGTTCGTCCACTTCAGCGCGATCCAGACCTCCGGATACCGCAGCCTCGACGAGGGGCAGACCGTGACCTTCGAGGTCACGCAGGGCCAGAAGGGGCCGCAGGCCGACCAGGTCGTGCCCTCCTGA
- a CDS encoding IclR family transcriptional regulator translates to MGNPVRTRESGVQSVDRAITVLELIAGRGEAGVSELATALDVHKSTAFRLLGALEEHGLVEQIGDRGKYRLGFGLIPLAGRVAERLEVTTQGRPVCEELAARLGETVNIAIPDQGFAVNVDQARGPAMVTTYNWLGRITPMRSTSSGKVLLAAAVAEDPDALPDDLGPRERKALADELAKVAERGYAWSLEEYETGLNAVAAPVRDHGGTVIAALSVSGPAYRLPAERVEEVTPDVVAAGREVSRRMGYWEP, encoded by the coding sequence ATGGGCAACCCGGTGCGAACCCGTGAATCGGGGGTGCAGTCGGTCGACCGCGCGATCACCGTTCTGGAACTCATCGCCGGCCGCGGTGAGGCGGGGGTGAGCGAGCTCGCCACGGCCCTCGACGTCCACAAGTCGACGGCGTTCCGCCTCCTCGGTGCGCTGGAGGAGCACGGCCTCGTCGAGCAGATCGGCGACCGCGGGAAGTACCGGCTCGGTTTCGGGCTGATCCCGCTCGCCGGACGGGTCGCGGAGCGCCTGGAGGTCACCACGCAGGGCCGTCCGGTCTGCGAGGAGCTGGCGGCACGGCTCGGCGAGACCGTCAACATCGCGATCCCGGACCAGGGTTTCGCCGTGAACGTCGACCAGGCCCGCGGGCCCGCGATGGTCACCACCTACAACTGGCTCGGCCGGATCACGCCGATGCGCAGCACGTCCAGCGGGAAGGTCCTGCTCGCGGCCGCGGTCGCCGAGGACCCGGACGCCCTGCCCGACGACCTCGGCCCGCGGGAGCGGAAGGCGCTCGCCGACGAGCTCGCGAAGGTCGCCGAGCGCGGGTACGCGTGGTCGCTCGAGGAGTACGAGACCGGCCTCAACGCCGTCGCCGCCCCGGTGCGCGACCACGGCGGCACGGTCATCGCGGCGCTGTCGGTGTCCGGGCCCGCCTACCGGCTGCCCGCCGAGCGGGTCGAGGAGGTCACCCCGGACGTCGTCGCCGCCGGCCGGGAGGTCAGCCGCCGGATGGGGTACTGGGAACCCTAG
- a CDS encoding SRPBCC family protein, with product MVGVQRVMTVSAPAESVLGYLADFGHSEIWDPGTRSCTRSDDGGPIEVGSTWHNVSVFHGRESELTYTLVDRTGSRLLFVGENSTVTATDDFVVEPLEDGGSTVTYRADLRFKGLLKLAAPLLRREFERVGDEVERTLPPVLDRLP from the coding sequence GTGGTCGGCGTCCAGCGGGTGATGACGGTGTCCGCCCCTGCCGAGTCCGTGCTCGGCTACCTGGCCGACTTCGGGCACAGCGAGATCTGGGACCCCGGGACACGGTCCTGCACCAGGTCCGACGACGGTGGCCCGATCGAGGTCGGCTCCACCTGGCACAACGTCTCGGTGTTCCACGGCCGGGAGTCCGAGCTGACCTACACCCTCGTCGACCGCACCGGCTCGCGGTTGCTGTTCGTGGGGGAGAACAGCACGGTGACCGCGACCGACGACTTCGTCGTCGAGCCCCTCGAGGACGGCGGCAGCACCGTGACCTACCGGGCCGACCTGCGGTTCAAGGGCCTGCTGAAGCTCGCGGCGCCGTTACTGCGTCGCGAGTTCGAGCGGGTCGGCGACGAGGTCGAGCGCACCTTGCCGCCGGTGCTCGACCGGCTGCCCTAG
- a CDS encoding alpha-hydroxy-acid oxidizing protein: protein MTAPGRARQERIYRDGVAGARPRVPTGPDELERRGRRALSRRADAYVTGGAGAGTTLRANREAFARREIVPRILRDVAERDLSVELFGRRLPAPLLLAPIGALDLVRRGADTAVARAAAATGVPMVISNQAGAPMEEVAAAAGPAWFQLYWSTSDELVDSFLARAEAAGCEAVVVTLDTTMLGWRPQDLDLGHLPFARGIGIAQYTSDPVFRRLVDETLARPRTGPPPRVTPQAVRTLLEITRNAPGGFLENLRSPVPRAAVETFLRVYSRPQLSWGDLAGLRERTRLPIVVKGVLHPDDARRAADAGADGVVVSNHGGRQVDHAVASLDALPGVVEAVGDRLAVLLDSGVRTGADVATAVRLGARAVLLGRPYVHGLALDGARGVAQVVQNVVAELDLVCGLAGARFPAGIELRER from the coding sequence ATGACGGCACCGGGCCGGGCCCGGCAGGAGCGGATCTACCGGGACGGCGTGGCCGGCGCCCGCCCACGCGTCCCCACCGGCCCGGACGAGCTGGAACGCCGCGGCCGGCGCGCGCTGAGCCGCCGCGCGGACGCCTACGTGACCGGGGGAGCGGGAGCCGGGACGACGCTGCGTGCGAACCGGGAGGCGTTCGCCCGCAGGGAGATCGTGCCGCGGATCCTGCGCGACGTCGCCGAGCGGGACCTGTCCGTCGAGCTGTTCGGGCGACGGCTGCCCGCCCCGTTGCTGCTCGCCCCGATCGGCGCCCTCGACCTGGTCCGGCGCGGCGCCGACACCGCGGTGGCCCGGGCGGCCGCGGCGACCGGCGTCCCGATGGTGATCTCCAACCAGGCCGGCGCGCCGATGGAGGAGGTCGCCGCGGCCGCCGGGCCGGCCTGGTTCCAGCTCTACTGGTCCACCTCGGACGAACTGGTGGACAGCTTCCTCGCCCGGGCCGAGGCGGCCGGGTGCGAGGCCGTCGTCGTCACCCTCGACACGACGATGCTCGGCTGGCGCCCGCAGGACCTCGACCTCGGGCACCTGCCGTTCGCCCGCGGCATCGGCATCGCCCAGTACACCTCGGACCCGGTGTTCCGGCGCCTGGTCGACGAGACCCTCGCCCGGCCCCGCACCGGGCCGCCCCCGAGGGTCACGCCGCAGGCGGTGCGGACGCTGCTCGAGATCACCCGCAACGCACCGGGCGGGTTCCTGGAGAACCTGCGCTCCCCGGTCCCGCGGGCCGCGGTCGAGACGTTCCTGCGGGTCTACTCCCGGCCGCAGCTGTCCTGGGGCGACCTGGCGGGCCTGCGGGAGCGGACCCGGCTGCCGATCGTCGTCAAGGGTGTGCTGCACCCCGACGACGCCCGCCGGGCCGCCGACGCCGGGGCCGACGGCGTCGTCGTCTCCAACCACGGCGGCCGGCAGGTCGACCACGCCGTGGCGTCGCTGGACGCCCTGCCCGGCGTCGTCGAGGCGGTGGGGGACCGGCTGGCGGTGCTGCTCGACAGCGGGGTGCGGACCGGCGCGGACGTCGCGACCGCGGTCCGGCTCGGTGCCCGGGCGGTCCTGCTCGGGCGGCCGTACGTGCACGGGCTCGCCCTCGACGGCGCCCGCGGTGTCGCGCAGGTCGTGCAGAACGTCGTCGCCGAGCTCGACCTCGTCTGCGGGCTCGCGGGGGCCCGGTTTCCGGCCGGGATCGAGCTGCGCGAACGCTGA